In Magnetospirillum sp. 15-1, the sequence CTCAAGGGCGAGGTCGCCGCCGCCCGCGCCGCTCTCGACCGGGCGGTGGAACTGGCTCCGAACAACAGACTGGCCCGCTTCAATCGCGGTTTCGCCGCCCTTCGTCAGGAGGATTACCTCGTCGGCTGGGCCGATTACGAAGCGCGGCATGATCGCCCCTTCGCCCGCCTGCCGGACCGGCTGGATGGACGCATCATCCTGATCGACCAGGATCAATACGCGGGCGATACGTTCCAGTATATCCGCTTCGTCCTGCCCCTGCTGGAGCGCGGCGCCCGTATCATCCTGTCGCTGCCGGCCCGCATGAACGCCATGCTGCGCGTGTGTTTTCCCGCCCATCCCCGGCTGGATTATCACGCCATGGGAACGCCGGAACCCGTCCATGACCACAAGGTCGGCATCGCCAGCCTTCCCCTGCTGCTATGGCCCACCGAGCCGTTCGGCGCCGCCCGAATCCCTTATCTCCGCGCTCCCGACGCGGCGGTGGAGGAGTGGCGTCGCCGCATCCGCCGTCCCGGACGGCTGGCGGTGGCCATCAACTGGCAGGGCAACACGGATTATGATCTGGATCACTTCCGTTCCGTGCCGTTGTCCCATCTGGCGCCCCTGGGCGCCRKRKCCGACCGGCTCGTCGCCGCCGTGGACGCTGAAGAAATCCACCCGGTCGGCCACGGCGGCGACGAGCCGGTCGGGCAGGCACCATTTCCCTTGACCCCGCTGCCCAAGGATTGCGACGCCGACGGCGCCTTC encodes:
- a CDS encoding tetratricopeptide repeat protein; this translates as MTVPSFEQAVLHMRQGRPAEAAEAAEALLRAQPENARLWHLLGCARLQLGRADEAARDIRHAIGLDAANPAAHANLARALLAVRGAAERDEAEKFIRHAIAAQPTDLSFRLTLAETLQAARRYPEAVSELRQALSLAPDNPDVAATLASALHLAGEADEALALCERALAGAPGHVGAWINRGNAHLLKGEVAAARAALDRAVELAPNNRLARFNRGFAALRQEDYLVGWADYEARHDRPFARLPDRLDGRIILIDQDQYAGDTFQYIRFVLPLLERGARIILSLPARMNAMLRVCFPAHPRLDYHAMGTPEPVHDHKVGIASLPLLLWPTEPFGAARIPYLRAPDAAVEEWRRRIRRPGRLAVAINWQGNTDYDLDHFRSVPLSHLAPLGAXXDRLVAAVDAEEIHPVGHGGDEPVGQAPFPLTPLPKDCDADGAF